Proteins encoded by one window of Cervus canadensis isolate Bull #8, Minnesota chromosome 18, ASM1932006v1, whole genome shotgun sequence:
- the LOC122420175 gene encoding cationic amino acid transporter 3-like isoform X6 gives MLRPRAVWGLRPRISSRSEPPRFSRMLCQDVHQFGQKLIRRRPLEPREESESGRAHCLNTIDLTALGVSGTLGAGVYIVVGEVAVYEAGPAIVICFLLAGLSTLLSGLCYAELVAWVPRSGSAYLYSYVTMGQLCAFIIGWNLILSFVVGTASEARAWSLTFDSLIGNHISQAFQGTFSPYMPYFLAWYPDFFALGLVLLLTGLLVLGLHESVMLNKVFAGLNISGLIFIIISGFIMGDLHNWKLTEQDYTLNTSESTDTSSLGPLGAGGFIPFGIEGILQGAATCIYAFVGFDVIATTGVEARNPQRSIPISIMITILICFLMYIGVSAALTLLVPYYQIHPGSLLPQAFLDVGWRHLRYVLAAITICALSSSLLGTMFSMPRVIYTMAEDGLLFRRLAQIHARTRTAIWTILASGSLAVVMALLFELTDLVDLMSIGTLLAYSLVAFSVLVLRYQPEQNFSQNETAEEEIGIFQLEARPLQSVPEAENSRILKTLWFPSSTIPTRKSGQIVYGCAFLLGPLLARPPTGEHLCERLLDDADEH, from the exons ATGCTGAGACCCAGGGCCGTATGGGGCCTGAGACCCAGGATTTCAAG CAGATCTGAGCCTCCTCGATTCTCTAGGATGTTGTGTCAGGATGTCCACCAATTTGGCCAGAAGCTGATCCGCAGGCGGCCGCTGGAGCCCAGGGAGGAGTCTGAGAGTGGCAGGGCCCACTGTCTGAACACCATAGACCTGACAGCCCTGGGTGTGAGCGGTACCCTAGGAGCTGGTGTCTACATCGTGGTTGGAGAAGTGGCTGTGTATGAGGCTGGACCAGCGATCGTCATCTGCTTCTTGCTGGCTGGCCTGTCGACTCTTTTGTCCGGGCTCTGCTACGCGGAGTTGGTGGCCTGGGTACCACGCTCAGGTTCTGCGTATCTCTACAGCTACGTCACTATGGGTCAGCTGTGCGCCTTCATCATTGGCTGGAACCTCATCCTGTCCTTTGTTGTCG GCACTGCCAGTGAGGCCAGGGCCTGGAGCCTCACCTTTGACAGCCTCATTGGGAACCACATCTCTCAGGCGTTCCAGGGAACTTTCTCTCCGTATATGCCCTACTTCCTGGCCTGGTACCCAGACTTTTTTGCCCTGGGCCTGGTGCTGCTGCTCACAG GACTACTGGTTCTGGGACTTCATGAATCAGTCATGCTTAACAAAGTGTTTGCAGGCTTGAACATTTCTGGtctcatcttcatcatcatctcTGGCTTCATTATGGGAGACCTGCACAACTGGAAGCTCACAGAACAAGACTACACATTGAACACATCTGAATCCACTGACACCTCTAG CTTGGGACCTCTGGGTGCTGGAGGGTTTATACCTTTTGGCATtgaagggattctccagggagcAGCAACATGCATCTATGCCTTTGTTGGTTTTGATGTCATTGCTACTACAG GGGTAGAAGCCAGAAATCCTCAGCGTTCCATCCCCATTAGCATCATGATCACAATCTTGATCTGCTTTTTGATGTATATTGGTGTCTCGGCGGCACTCACCCTTCTGGTGCCCTACTACCAGATTCACCCTGGGAGCCTCCTGCCGCAGGCTTTCCTTGATGTTGGGTGGAGGCATCTAAGATATGTCctggctgctatcaccatctgtGCTCTTTCATCCAG CCTCCTGGGCACCATGTTCTCTATGCCTCGTGTGATCTATACAATGGCAGAGGATGGGCTCCTTTTCAGGAGACTTGCCCAAATCCATGCCCGCACACGAACTGCCATCTGGACCATCTTGGCTTCTGGAAGTCTTGCAG TGGTCATGGCACTACTCTTTGAGCTCACTGATCTTGTGGACCTCATGTCAATTGGGACCCTACTCGCTTACTCCTTGGTGGCCTTTTCTGTGCTTGTCCTCAG GTATCAACCAGAACAGAATTTCAGCCAGAATGAGACAGCAGAAGAGGAAATAGGTATTTTTCAGTTGGAAGCAAGGCCTTTACAATCTGTACCTGAAGCAGAAAATTCAAGGATTCTGAAGACTCTGTGGTTCCCTTCCAGCACTATCCCCACTCGGAAATCTGGGCAGATTGTCTATGGATGTGCCTTCCTGCTTG GTCCTTTGTTGGCCCGTCCTCCCACTGGTGAGCATCTTTGTGAACGTTTACTTGATGATGCTGATGAACACTAG